From a region of the Nonlabens sp. Hel1_33_55 genome:
- the panD gene encoding aspartate 1-decarboxylase, with protein sequence MLITVVKSKIHRVKVTGADLNYIGSITIDEDLMDGANIVEGEKVQIVNNNNGNRLETYAIPGPRGSGEITLNGAAARLVAVGDVLILITYAQMTMEEARNFKPSLLFPNEKDNTLS encoded by the coding sequence ATGTTAATTACAGTAGTAAAATCAAAGATTCACCGTGTCAAAGTTACCGGCGCAGACCTTAATTATATAGGTAGTATCACCATTGATGAAGATCTTATGGATGGTGCCAACATTGTGGAAGGCGAGAAAGTACAGATCGTCAACAACAACAATGGTAATCGTCTGGAGACCTATGCTATTCCAGGACCACGAGGTAGTGGAGAAATCACTCTCAATGGAGCGGCGGCACGACTGGTTGCAGTAGGCGATGTTCTTATACTTATCACATACGCCCAGATGACTATGGAAGAAGCGCGCAATTTTAAGCCTAGCCTTCTTTTTCCTAACGAGAAGGACAACACACTTTCCTAG
- the panC gene encoding pantoate--beta-alanine ligase — translation MFVGYLPNSQMVFTAHKKLSLFLDDIRYTHNSIGFVPTMGALHDGHLALMSKALDENDFLVISIFVNPTQFNNKADLEKYPRLLEQDHKKILAHISKDQFVLYAPAVEDVYGKNATSNKYDFGSLENVMEGAQRPGHFDGVGTILEFLFKVVKPDRAYFGEKDFQQLQIIKELVKILGLDLEIVGCPIHREKSGLAMSSRNGRLSPESFEKAAHIYRTLSESKAYFQDHDIKETIDFVEQKINAIAEFELEYFTIAEEQTLLPASNKEANKKYRAFIVVHLQDVRLIDNIPLY, via the coding sequence ATGTTTGTAGGCTATTTACCCAATTCTCAAATGGTTTTTACAGCTCATAAAAAGCTATCCCTTTTTTTAGACGATATAAGATATACCCATAACTCCATAGGCTTTGTACCTACAATGGGTGCACTTCATGATGGCCATCTCGCTTTAATGAGTAAGGCTCTAGATGAAAACGATTTTTTGGTAATTTCCATATTTGTCAATCCTACCCAGTTCAACAATAAAGCAGATCTGGAAAAATATCCTCGACTTTTAGAACAGGATCACAAAAAAATCCTTGCTCACATTTCAAAAGATCAATTTGTTCTTTACGCACCAGCAGTTGAAGATGTTTATGGAAAAAACGCGACATCAAACAAATACGATTTTGGTAGTCTAGAAAACGTAATGGAAGGAGCACAGCGTCCCGGGCATTTTGATGGAGTTGGTACCATTCTAGAGTTTTTGTTCAAGGTTGTCAAGCCAGATCGTGCTTACTTTGGAGAAAAAGATTTCCAGCAATTACAGATTATCAAAGAGCTAGTGAAAATTCTTGGATTAGACCTAGAAATCGTGGGGTGCCCTATTCATCGTGAGAAGAGCGGTCTGGCAATGAGCTCTAGAAATGGCCGCTTATCACCAGAAAGTTTTGAGAAAGCTGCTCATATTTATAGGACTCTTTCAGAATCGAAAGCGTATTTTCAAGATCACGATATCAAAGAGACTATAGATTTTGTAGAACAAAAGATCAACGCCATAGCAGAATTCGAATTAGAGTACTTCACTATTGCAGAAGAACAAACATTGCTACCGGCATCTAATAAAGAAGCCAATAAAAAATATCGAGCATTTATCGTCGTCCACCTTCAGGACGTGCGTCTCATCGACAATATTCCGTTGTATTAG
- a CDS encoding glycogen/starch synthase has protein sequence MKEKRVLYVSSEVIPYLPETEASSMSYFAPKMVNDRGGQIRIFMPRFGNINERRHQLHEVIRLSGMNMVINDLDMPLIIKVASIPKERMQVYFIDNDEYFKRKATLTDENGDLFEDNDERAMFFAKGVIETVKKLNWAPDIIHVHGWLASLLPLYLRNYYGTDPLFEESKIVTSVYNQSFEGTLNEEMYEKLQFDALDDKVISSFKEPSYLNLMRSAVVYSDAIIKGSETLDKDLESFIDSQEKPVLDYQSPEDFADAYEEFYLDKVLNEKEEA, from the coding sequence ATGAAGGAAAAAAGAGTATTATACGTATCCTCAGAAGTTATTCCCTATTTACCAGAAACCGAAGCATCATCCATGTCTTATTTCGCACCAAAAATGGTGAACGATCGTGGTGGTCAGATCAGAATCTTCATGCCAAGGTTTGGTAATATTAATGAAAGGCGTCATCAACTACACGAGGTGATTCGTTTAAGTGGTATGAATATGGTGATCAACGATCTTGATATGCCACTAATTATAAAGGTAGCTTCCATTCCTAAGGAACGCATGCAAGTTTACTTTATCGATAATGATGAATATTTTAAACGTAAAGCAACCTTAACCGATGAAAACGGAGATCTCTTTGAGGACAATGATGAGAGAGCCATGTTTTTTGCAAAAGGTGTTATTGAAACCGTAAAGAAATTAAACTGGGCTCCAGACATCATCCACGTACATGGATGGCTGGCCAGCTTACTTCCATTATACTTAAGAAATTACTACGGGACAGACCCGCTTTTTGAAGAAAGTAAAATAGTTACTTCTGTTTACAATCAATCCTTTGAAGGAACGTTAAATGAAGAAATGTATGAAAAACTACAGTTCGACGCTCTGGATGACAAGGTGATTAGTTCTTTTAAGGAACCTTCCTATTTAAACCTTATGCGTAGTGCTGTAGTCTACAGTGATGCAATCATCAAGGGAAGTGAAACTCTGGATAAGGATCTTGAAAGTTTTATTGATTCTCAGGAAAAACCTGTTTTGGATTACCAATCACCAGAAGATTTTGCTGATGCCTATGAGGAGTTTTACCTTGATAAAGTCCTTAACGAAAAAGAAGAAGCATAG
- a CDS encoding DUF4270 domain-containing protein, whose product MKNLLKYGTMVIAIVFVLISCDTDPTELGSGFLGIDIDNTIIEEDFEVTAYSARLNPVQTNNFGSVQFGRYQDPIYGTSTHDFVTQLSLNGTGIDFSQDAEFESVILEIPYFSTPTGVDGEVTTYELDSIYGSGTVDFQIFENNFFLNSFDPNDVEQSAAYYSDLGDQVDDIKGDPIEFLNDIVTVQNFRPSNQEIIIQETEDEETTVVERLSPRLRLSLEPSFWRDLLVDDSGVLRFSSDSQFQNAFRGLYFKVTDDDIEGNLSYLNLSQARIVISYISKFQDINDTNGNGDTEEILNVDSTYEISIRGNRAVFVSQDIPDDVEQEIENSYDPVNGSDRLYLKGGPGAVSFIDLFGPDLVGGVNGGPDGVADQLSSFMDLDVLINEASLDIFVDDDAFTSDITSAEPENIVLYDPVDRTIVGVGILQRDDTTNKGLKYNISLTQYITSILNGTTENRRLSLSISQNLNSSGVSRVKDQTQPLQIENIPTGSAVSPEGTVLYGNVARTSEDPEKRLKLKIFYTVVN is encoded by the coding sequence ATGAAGAATTTATTGAAGTATGGAACGATGGTTATTGCCATCGTTTTTGTTCTAATTAGTTGTGACACAGATCCAACCGAATTAGGAAGTGGGTTTTTAGGAATTGATATTGATAATACTATAATCGAAGAGGATTTTGAGGTCACCGCATATAGTGCAAGACTAAATCCAGTGCAGACTAATAACTTCGGATCTGTTCAATTTGGAAGGTATCAGGACCCAATATATGGAACCTCTACTCATGATTTCGTTACTCAGTTAAGCCTTAACGGAACCGGAATTGATTTCAGTCAAGATGCCGAATTTGAAAGTGTAATTCTTGAAATACCTTATTTTTCAACTCCAACTGGAGTTGATGGTGAAGTAACAACTTATGAATTGGATTCAATTTACGGCTCTGGGACTGTAGATTTTCAAATATTTGAAAACAATTTTTTCCTCAATAGTTTTGATCCTAACGACGTGGAGCAATCTGCTGCATATTATTCTGATTTAGGCGATCAGGTAGATGATATTAAAGGTGATCCAATAGAGTTTTTGAACGATATTGTAACTGTGCAGAACTTTAGACCAAGCAATCAAGAGATCATCATTCAAGAAACAGAGGATGAAGAAACTACAGTTGTTGAACGATTATCCCCAAGGTTAAGATTGAGTTTAGAGCCAAGTTTTTGGAGAGATTTATTAGTAGATGATTCAGGAGTTCTTAGATTTTCAAGTGACAGTCAGTTTCAAAATGCTTTTAGAGGTCTTTACTTTAAGGTGACTGATGATGATATTGAAGGCAATTTATCATACTTGAATCTTTCTCAGGCTAGAATTGTTATAAGTTATATTTCAAAATTTCAAGACATTAATGATACTAATGGGAATGGTGATACTGAAGAAATACTTAATGTAGATTCAACCTATGAAATTAGTATACGAGGCAATCGAGCGGTATTTGTTAGTCAAGACATTCCAGATGACGTTGAACAAGAAATTGAAAACTCTTATGATCCTGTAAATGGTTCAGATCGGCTGTATTTAAAGGGTGGTCCAGGAGCAGTTTCTTTTATTGATTTGTTCGGCCCTGATTTAGTTGGTGGTGTTAACGGAGGTCCTGATGGAGTGGCAGATCAATTGTCTAGCTTTATGGATTTAGACGTATTAATTAATGAAGCAAGTCTTGATATTTTTGTCGATGATGATGCATTCACTTCTGACATTACATCTGCAGAGCCAGAGAATATAGTATTGTATGATCCCGTTGACCGGACCATAGTTGGTGTTGGAATTTTGCAAAGAGATGACACTACTAATAAAGGTTTGAAGTACAACATCAGTTTGACTCAATATATCACAAGTATTCTCAATGGAACGACTGAAAATAGGAGGTTAAGCCTAAGCATTTCTCAAAACTTAAACTCTTCTGGAGTGTCTAGAGTTAAGGATCAAACACAGCCTCTTCAAATTGAAAATATCCCTACAGGTAGTGCTGTTTCACCTGAAGGAACTGTTCTTTACGGGAATGTCGCTAGAACAAGTGAAGACCCTGAAAAACGCTTGAAATTGAAAATCTTTTATACAGTAGTAAATTAA
- the glmS gene encoding glutamine--fructose-6-phosphate transaminase (isomerizing), with product MCGIVGYIGKRDAYPIVLNGLKRLEYRGYDSAGIALYDGEDLKVCKTKGKVADLQAKMEKDFSITGNIGIGHTRWATHGVPNDVNSHPHYSNNCNLVIIHNGIIENYDSLKQELTKRGYTFKSDTDTEVLVNLIEDVQKQENVKLGKAVQIALNQTIGAYAIAVFDKNKPDEIIVARLGSPLAIGVGEDEFFIASDASPFLEFTKNAIYLEDGEMAIVRTHKEIKVRKIFDDSLVDPYVQELQMNLEEIEKGGYEHFMLKEIYEQPQAIKDTFRGRMLPDQGIIKMAGIDEHMNKFLSAKRIIIVACGTSWHAGLVAEYVIEELARIPVEVEYASEFRYRNPIIDKDDILIAISQSGETADTMAAIKLAKESGAFVFGVCNVVGSSISREAHAGAYTHAGPEIGVASTKAFTTQITVLTLMALQMAKKKGAISRSKFHEYLVELESIPNKVKKALESNDLIEQIAHVYKDAKNCLYLGRGFNFPVALEGALKLKEISYIHAEGYPAAEMKHGPIALIDEQMPVVVIATRKGHYEKVVSNIQEIKSREGKIIGIVTEGDKDVRALADHVIEVPDTLECLTPLLTTIPLQLLSYHIAIALDRNVDQPRNLAKSVTVE from the coding sequence ATGTGTGGAATTGTAGGATACATAGGTAAGAGAGATGCTTATCCCATTGTTCTCAATGGTTTAAAAAGATTAGAATATCGCGGTTATGATAGTGCCGGTATTGCACTTTATGATGGTGAAGATCTAAAAGTTTGTAAGACTAAAGGAAAAGTAGCAGACCTTCAGGCCAAGATGGAGAAGGATTTTTCGATTACTGGTAATATTGGTATAGGTCACACCAGATGGGCGACGCATGGTGTTCCTAATGATGTGAATTCTCATCCTCACTATTCGAACAACTGCAATCTTGTTATTATACATAACGGAATTATTGAGAACTATGATTCACTTAAACAAGAGCTAACAAAAAGAGGTTACACATTTAAGTCTGATACTGACACAGAGGTTTTAGTAAACCTGATTGAGGATGTTCAAAAACAAGAAAATGTAAAGTTGGGTAAAGCAGTGCAAATTGCGCTCAATCAAACTATCGGTGCTTATGCCATTGCTGTATTTGATAAGAATAAACCAGACGAGATCATAGTTGCCCGTTTGGGTTCACCACTTGCGATAGGAGTTGGGGAAGATGAGTTCTTCATCGCCTCAGATGCTAGTCCGTTTTTAGAGTTCACAAAAAACGCCATTTATTTAGAAGATGGTGAAATGGCTATAGTTCGCACTCATAAAGAGATCAAGGTCAGAAAGATTTTTGATGATTCATTAGTTGATCCTTATGTACAGGAATTGCAAATGAATCTAGAAGAGATTGAAAAAGGTGGCTATGAGCACTTTATGCTGAAGGAAATCTATGAACAACCGCAAGCAATAAAAGACACTTTTAGAGGCCGCATGCTTCCAGATCAAGGCATTATAAAAATGGCTGGTATCGATGAGCACATGAATAAGTTTTTAAGTGCAAAACGTATTATTATTGTCGCATGTGGAACAAGCTGGCATGCCGGTCTAGTCGCAGAATACGTTATTGAAGAACTAGCTAGAATACCAGTGGAGGTTGAATATGCATCAGAGTTTAGATATCGTAATCCTATCATAGATAAGGATGACATTTTAATAGCTATTTCTCAAAGTGGAGAAACGGCAGATACTATGGCCGCCATTAAATTGGCCAAAGAAAGCGGTGCTTTTGTTTTTGGCGTTTGTAATGTTGTGGGAAGTTCTATATCACGAGAGGCTCACGCTGGTGCCTATACACACGCAGGACCAGAAATAGGAGTGGCTTCAACTAAAGCTTTTACGACTCAGATTACGGTTTTAACTCTTATGGCTCTTCAAATGGCCAAAAAGAAAGGTGCTATCTCGCGTAGTAAGTTTCATGAATATTTAGTTGAGCTTGAAAGTATACCTAATAAGGTCAAGAAAGCGCTAGAATCAAATGATCTTATAGAGCAAATTGCTCATGTATATAAGGATGCAAAGAATTGTCTATATCTAGGTCGTGGTTTCAACTTTCCAGTAGCCCTTGAAGGTGCTTTGAAACTTAAAGAAATAAGCTATATCCATGCAGAAGGTTATCCAGCGGCAGAAATGAAGCACGGACCCATTGCACTCATCGATGAGCAAATGCCAGTAGTGGTGATTGCCACTAGAAAAGGACATTACGAGAAAGTGGTGAGTAACATTCAAGAGATCAAATCCCGTGAGGGAAAGATTATAGGAATCGTTACTGAAGGTGATAAAGATGTGCGAGCTCTTGCAGATCATGTAATTGAAGTACCAGATACGCTGGAATGTTTGACCCCTTTATTGACGACCATTCCGTTGCAGTTACTTTCATATCATATTGCTATTGCTTTGGATAGAAATGTAGATCAACCACGTAATCTTGCAAAATCGGTTACTGTAGAGTAA
- the atpD gene encoding F0F1 ATP synthase subunit beta — MSQITGKVSQIIGPVVDVTFDSTQGALPNIYDSLEIDLKGNKLVLEVQSHIGESTVRTISMDSTDGLSRGTAVLATGNPIKMPIGDDVYGRLFNVIGDAIDGLGNLPKTGEDGLSIHRSAPAFEDLSTSTEVLFTGIKVIDLIEPYAKGGKIGLFGGAGVGKTVLIQELINNIAKGHGGLSVFAGVGERTREGNDLLREMLESGIIKYGDAFMHSMEEGGWDLKSVDKEVMKESKATFVFGQMNEPPGARARVALSGLTIAEYFRDGGADGQGKDVLFFVDNIFRFTQAGSEVSALLGRMPSAVGYQPTLATEMGAMQERITSTKKGSITSVQAVYVPADDLTDPAPATTFAHLDATTVLSRKIAELGIYPAVDPLDSTSRILTADILGDDHYNCAQRVKELLQRYKELQDIIAILGMEELSEEDKQAVYRARKVQRFLSQPFHVAEQFTGLKGVLVDIKDTIKGFNMIMDGELDKLPESAFNLKGTIEEVIEAGEKMMVEA, encoded by the coding sequence ATGTCTCAAATTACAGGTAAAGTTTCACAAATCATCGGCCCGGTGGTTGACGTCACATTTGATAGCACGCAAGGTGCTCTTCCTAACATTTACGATTCGTTAGAAATTGACTTGAAGGGAAACAAATTGGTTCTTGAAGTGCAATCACACATAGGTGAGAGCACGGTTAGAACAATCTCCATGGATTCTACAGATGGATTGAGTAGAGGTACTGCGGTACTTGCTACAGGAAATCCTATCAAGATGCCTATAGGTGATGATGTATATGGACGTCTTTTTAATGTAATTGGTGACGCGATCGACGGTTTAGGTAATTTGCCTAAAACTGGTGAAGATGGACTTTCCATTCACAGATCTGCGCCGGCATTTGAAGACCTTTCTACTTCAACAGAGGTTCTTTTTACAGGTATCAAGGTAATTGACTTGATCGAGCCTTATGCAAAAGGTGGTAAGATTGGACTTTTTGGTGGTGCTGGAGTTGGTAAAACGGTATTGATTCAAGAATTGATTAATAACATTGCTAAAGGTCACGGTGGACTTTCTGTTTTTGCGGGAGTTGGTGAGCGCACACGTGAAGGGAATGACCTTCTACGTGAGATGTTGGAATCAGGTATTATAAAATACGGAGATGCATTTATGCACTCTATGGAAGAAGGCGGATGGGATTTGAAATCTGTCGATAAAGAAGTAATGAAAGAGTCAAAAGCGACATTCGTTTTTGGACAAATGAATGAGCCACCAGGAGCACGTGCTCGTGTGGCACTTTCTGGATTGACGATTGCAGAATACTTCCGTGATGGTGGTGCTGATGGTCAAGGAAAAGATGTTCTTTTCTTCGTTGACAATATCTTCCGCTTTACACAGGCAGGTTCTGAGGTGTCTGCACTTCTAGGACGTATGCCATCTGCGGTAGGTTATCAACCAACACTCGCAACTGAAATGGGTGCGATGCAAGAGCGCATCACATCTACTAAGAAAGGATCTATTACATCTGTACAAGCGGTTTACGTACCTGCAGATGACTTGACGGATCCTGCACCAGCGACAACATTTGCTCACCTTGATGCAACAACGGTGTTGTCTCGTAAGATAGCAGAACTAGGTATCTACCCAGCGGTAGATCCACTAGATTCCACATCTCGTATTTTGACAGCTGATATTTTAGGTGATGATCACTACAACTGTGCACAACGCGTTAAGGAGTTGTTGCAACGTTATAAGGAATTACAAGATATTATTGCGATTCTAGGTATGGAAGAGCTTTCTGAAGAAGATAAGCAAGCCGTTTACCGTGCTCGTAAGGTTCAACGTTTCCTATCACAACCTTTCCACGTGGCAGAGCAGTTTACAGGTCTTAAAGGAGTTCTTGTAGACATCAAAGACACTATCAAAGGATTCAACATGATCATGGATGGTGAGCTAGATAAACTTCCAGAAAGTGCCTTTAACCTTAAAGGAACTATTGAGGAAGTAATTGAGGCTGGTGAGAAAATGATGGTGGAAGCATAA
- a CDS encoding F0F1 ATP synthase subunit epsilon, producing the protein MYLEIVTPEETLYSGDVESVSVPGVEGEFQMLDNHAPIVSLLVNGTVKIFGNVELKPAVADKFTKNGNTTDFKIKGGVLEMNNNKAIVLAD; encoded by the coding sequence ATGTATTTAGAAATAGTTACTCCAGAGGAAACACTTTACAGCGGCGATGTTGAATCTGTTTCTGTGCCAGGTGTTGAAGGAGAATTTCAGATGCTTGACAATCACGCACCTATCGTTTCATTGCTGGTTAACGGTACTGTAAAGATTTTTGGAAATGTAGAGTTGAAACCTGCGGTAGCTGACAAGTTTACCAAAAATGGTAATACAACCGACTTTAAGATTAAAGGTGGTGTTCTTGAAATGAACAACAACAAAGCGATCGTCTTAGCAGATTAA